The following proteins are encoded in a genomic region of Acidobacteriota bacterium:
- a CDS encoding M36 family metallopeptidase, translated as MQRRKKTETRKGLLLCLFVLGMVTALTILPYQFRSSATAPKGLVQRTVSADPDIPKMWDIRESKESIDDLARLRDMSGKSASLVADIRDGFVRGESAFKQTHPTAKIDYNLDIRIPELMTPDVYRAKVEWLTPPSSASRVEILRNFVKQNNELIGITNQEVDGLKVAADYTNPDGNLSYVHLEQKFNNIPVFRGEVKAGFTKNGEIIRVINNLAPGVDASQVSRTFNNPLDAVRIAAQHIKHELRPEDVSKNEAESTDLKAVFGGGDWATTAEKMYFPTEPGVAVPSWRVLIWRPINAYYVIVDAQTGIVLWHKNIADDQTQAATYNVYANAPSYINTADHAAPLSPYISVPPNDPTVGAQGVLGSRTNQTLIGNEGPLATINQLGWINDNTNITDGNANEAGVDRVAPNGVDAPMVGDTACPGAGCRVFSSTWNPPPGMPAPGDDPLTPQAQRGAVIQMFYIMNKYHDELYLRGFTEAARNFQNTNFTGMGLGADRVSSEGQDSSGTNNANFATPADGGRGRMQMFLWTGPTPDRDGTADADIVIHEVTHGTSNRLHGNGSGLGNQGGMMGEGWGDWYAHTMLAEPTDSVNGIYGLGGYSLLSLGGTMTSNYYYGIRRFPTALIASTGGPMNKPHNPLTFGHLNAGCDATLGTTATAVSSAYPRNPVIATSGNCSQVHNAGEIWKSALWEVRSLFIARNGFATGTRDVLQAVTDGMKLTPINPNMLQERDGIIAAAAAMPLAPQNAGYVLDVREGFRRRGFGFSASVTSATVVTEAFDSADLTAGNGTVTSGNFLLEPNECNTMDVPVTNNSGNPATAISAVLSSATPGVTITQPNSAYADLAGGASGTNTTPFQVSLDNTVACFSSVNFTLTVTFTGAGGGSPHVKNFSLPVGQAGLNYVFTPGMGTIPAGGTLIAGSQLDDAAVAVPLPMGWSSTVYDVAVTSLSASTNGQVNVNGAANTAFTNAALPTASAGAGATLFPLWDDMDMDPADVTNGGIYTQTTGMAPNRQFIIEWRGQHFAESTNGPINVNYALVLTEGTSNVDYIYALTGIAPNANGVSATVGVQKATTGTTFTQHSFNSAVITPGLKLSGVLPGGVCTPGTGPCGPAVPDNPRADFDGDGRTDLSVFRPSEGNWYLQGSTAGFSVINWGTSTDVLIPGDYDGDGKADTAVFRASSNPADSDYLILKSNGFVYQGLSWGVPDDVPVSGDYDGDGKTDLSVFRPSTNVWYVLNSSNGSNTVEPFGSAADVPLAIDIDGDGKTNLAIYRPSENTWYIAKPTGTPATNFVAVPFGTTGDRIAHADFDGDGKDDIAVFRPSDGTWYIRKSSDASTIIQAFGTNGDVPVPGDYDGDGKDDVAVYRAGTWHVLGSTAGYSVQAFGVGSDIPVPNRYLPIVAGGGGGAVTVSFNGATAIPDNVPAGVNIPLIVAGVGTVADMNFSFDNDPMGTCDATVGDVDCGINHSWVGDIIIKITPPDGSPTVTIYDRPGVPVPNTVGCSNNNLGNILLNDEGGFPSIDLQGNPTPGACNTALQFPTGNFSPFSPMSAFDGENADGTWTINVSDNAGADTGTVRRFSFIFNSGN; from the coding sequence ATGCAGAGACGTAAAAAGACAGAGACTCGAAAGGGTTTACTGTTGTGTTTATTTGTTTTAGGAATGGTTACGGCACTGACGATATTGCCGTATCAGTTCCGCTCATCGGCGACCGCGCCGAAGGGTTTAGTACAACGGACGGTCAGTGCTGATCCCGATATTCCAAAAATGTGGGATATTCGCGAATCGAAAGAAAGCATCGATGACCTAGCTCGGCTTCGCGACATGAGCGGGAAATCCGCTTCGTTGGTCGCCGACATCCGTGATGGATTCGTTCGCGGTGAAAGTGCTTTCAAGCAGACTCATCCGACAGCTAAGATCGACTACAACCTCGACATTCGAATTCCCGAATTGATGACACCTGATGTTTACCGTGCAAAGGTCGAATGGCTCACACCGCCATCATCGGCTAGCCGTGTTGAGATCCTCAGGAATTTCGTCAAACAGAACAACGAACTGATCGGTATCACCAATCAGGAAGTCGACGGATTGAAGGTCGCGGCGGATTACACCAATCCTGACGGCAATCTTTCGTATGTCCATCTCGAACAGAAATTCAACAACATTCCCGTATTCCGCGGCGAAGTCAAAGCCGGATTTACCAAGAATGGCGAGATCATCCGCGTGATCAACAACCTGGCTCCGGGTGTGGATGCAAGTCAGGTTTCACGGACCTTTAACAATCCGCTTGATGCAGTGCGTATTGCTGCTCAGCACATCAAACACGAACTCCGTCCTGAAGATGTTTCCAAGAACGAAGCTGAGTCGACTGATTTAAAAGCGGTCTTTGGCGGCGGCGACTGGGCAACAACTGCCGAAAAGATGTACTTCCCGACCGAACCTGGCGTTGCGGTTCCGTCATGGCGTGTCCTGATCTGGCGTCCGATCAATGCGTACTACGTGATCGTTGATGCACAGACCGGCATCGTACTTTGGCACAAGAACATCGCTGATGACCAGACCCAAGCGGCAACTTACAATGTTTATGCCAATGCTCCGTCGTATATCAACACTGCGGACCACGCAGCTCCATTGTCACCATACATCTCTGTTCCGCCCAACGACCCGACGGTCGGAGCTCAAGGTGTTTTAGGCTCGAGAACCAATCAAACTCTGATCGGTAATGAAGGTCCGCTTGCGACCATCAACCAACTCGGATGGATCAATGACAACACGAACATCACCGACGGTAACGCTAACGAAGCCGGTGTTGACCGTGTTGCTCCGAATGGCGTTGACGCACCGATGGTGGGCGACACCGCTTGTCCGGGTGCCGGATGCCGCGTCTTCTCTTCGACATGGAATCCTCCGCCGGGAATGCCCGCACCGGGCGATGACCCTCTAACTCCGCAAGCACAACGTGGAGCCGTTATTCAAATGTTTTACATTATGAACAAATACCACGACGAATTGTACCTGCGTGGATTTACCGAAGCGGCTCGCAACTTCCAGAACACAAACTTCACGGGAATGGGACTGGGCGCCGACCGCGTCTCGTCTGAAGGACAGGATTCATCAGGAACCAACAATGCTAACTTCGCAACACCGGCAGACGGCGGCCGCGGACGTATGCAGATGTTCCTCTGGACCGGTCCGACACCTGACCGCGATGGTACGGCTGATGCTGACATCGTTATTCACGAAGTCACTCACGGAACGTCAAACCGTCTGCACGGAAACGGCAGCGGCCTGGGCAACCAGGGCGGCATGATGGGCGAAGGCTGGGGCGACTGGTATGCACACACCATGCTTGCCGAGCCGACCGATAGCGTCAACGGCATCTATGGCCTTGGCGGTTATTCGCTTCTTAGCCTCGGCGGCACAATGACGTCGAACTATTATTACGGCATTCGCCGCTTCCCGACGGCGCTGATCGCTTCGACGGGCGGCCCGATGAACAAGCCGCACAATCCGCTGACCTTTGGTCACTTGAATGCCGGCTGCGACGCAACACTCGGAACGACCGCAACAGCGGTTTCCAGTGCATATCCACGTAATCCGGTTATCGCCACCTCGGGCAACTGCTCGCAGGTACATAACGCCGGTGAAATTTGGAAATCGGCACTTTGGGAAGTCCGCAGCTTGTTCATTGCACGTAACGGTTTCGCAACCGGTACGCGTGACGTACTTCAGGCCGTCACCGACGGCATGAAACTCACGCCGATCAACCCTAACATGCTGCAAGAACGTGACGGTATCATAGCCGCTGCAGCGGCTATGCCGCTTGCTCCGCAGAATGCCGGTTACGTCCTTGACGTTCGCGAAGGCTTCCGCCGTCGCGGTTTCGGATTCTCGGCATCGGTTACTTCGGCAACTGTCGTTACCGAAGCATTTGACTCAGCAGACCTGACCGCCGGTAACGGAACCGTGACCTCGGGCAACTTCCTGCTTGAGCCGAACGAATGCAACACGATGGACGTTCCGGTGACGAACAACTCGGGTAATCCGGCAACGGCCATCTCGGCTGTACTTTCGTCGGCAACGCCGGGCGTGACCATCACCCAGCCAAATTCGGCATATGCCGACCTCGCGGGTGGAGCTTCGGGAACAAATACGACTCCTTTCCAGGTGTCGCTTGACAACACCGTGGCTTGCTTCTCATCGGTCAACTTTACACTTACAGTCACCTTCACGGGTGCCGGCGGCGGTTCTCCTCATGTGAAGAACTTCTCGCTGCCGGTCGGCCAAGCTGGCCTCAATTATGTGTTCACACCCGGAATGGGAACGATCCCGGCGGGCGGAACATTGATCGCGGGCAGCCAGTTGGATGACGCTGCAGTTGCAGTTCCGCTTCCGATGGGCTGGTCATCGACCGTTTATGACGTCGCTGTTACTTCGCTCAGTGCGAGTACCAACGGCCAGGTAAACGTCAACGGTGCTGCAAACACAGCATTCACAAATGCCGCTCTTCCGACAGCTTCTGCCGGAGCCGGTGCGACATTGTTCCCGCTTTGGGATGACATGGACATGGATCCCGCGGACGTAACAAATGGCGGTATCTATACTCAGACAACCGGTATGGCTCCGAATCGCCAGTTCATTATCGAATGGCGCGGCCAGCACTTTGCTGAATCCACCAACGGGCCTATTAATGTCAACTATGCTTTGGTCCTAACAGAGGGCACGAGCAATGTGGATTACATCTACGCGTTGACCGGTATCGCACCTAACGCAAATGGCGTAAGTGCAACGGTCGGCGTTCAAAAGGCTACGACCGGCACGACGTTCACACAGCACTCGTTCAATAGTGCAGTGATCACACCGGGATTGAAGCTGAGCGGCGTCCTTCCGGGCGGCGTTTGTACACCGGGAACAGGCCCATGCGGTCCTGCGGTTCCGGACAATCCGCGTGCTGACTTCGATGGCGACGGCAGGACCGATCTTTCGGTATTCCGTCCGTCAGAAGGCAATTGGTATCTTCAAGGTTCGACAGCCGGATTCTCAGTTATCAACTGGGGAACATCGACTGACGTTCTGATTCCGGGCGACTACGACGGCGACGGCAAGGCTGACACGGCCGTGTTCCGAGCCAGTTCAAACCCGGCTGATAGCGATTACCTCATCCTCAAGAGCAACGGCTTTGTATATCAGGGCCTCTCATGGGGTGTTCCTGACGACGTTCCTGTCTCGGGCGACTATGACGGCGACGGCAAAACCGACCTATCGGTATTCCGTCCGTCCACGAACGTTTGGTACGTTCTGAACAGCAGCAACGGTTCAAATACCGTTGAGCCTTTCGGATCGGCTGCTGATGTTCCGCTCGCGATCGACATCGACGGTGACGGCAAGACCAATCTGGCCATTTATCGTCCGTCTGAAAACACCTGGTATATCGCCAAACCTACCGGCACGCCGGCAACGAACTTCGTCGCTGTTCCGTTCGGTACGACAGGCGATAGGATCGCACATGCCGACTTTGACGGTGACGGCAAAGATGACATCGCGGTATTCCGTCCGTCAGACGGTACGTGGTACATCCGCAAATCGTCCGATGCCTCGACCATAATCCAGGCATTCGGAACGAATGGCGATGTTCCTGTTCCGGGAGACTACGACGGTGACGGCAAAGATGACGTTGCGGTCTACCGTGCCGGAACCTGGCATGTACTCGGCTCGACGGCCGGCTATTCGGTCCAGGCATTTGGTGTCGGCAGCGACATCCCTGTCCCGAACCGCTATCTTCCGATAGTGGCGGGCGGCGGTGGCGGTGCTGTGACCGTTAGTTTCAACGGTGCGACCGCCATTCCGGATAATGTTCCGGCTGGCGTCAACATTCCGCTGATCGTTGCCGGTGTTGGAACCGTTGCTGATATGAACTTCAGCTTCGATAACGACCCTATGGGCACCTGCGATGCAACCGTTGGTGATGTCGATTGTGGTATCAACCATAGTTGGGTTGGTGATATTATCATTAAGATCACACCGCCTGACGGCTCGCCAACAGTTACGATCTATGATCGTCCCGGCGTACCGGTGCCGAACACAGTTGGTTGCAGCAACAACAATCTCGGAAATATCCTGTTGAACGATGAAGGCGGATTCCCGTCGATCGATCTTCAGGGTAATCCGACGCCCGGTGCTTGCAACACTGCATTGCAGTTTCCGACCGGCAACTTTTCACCATTTAGCCCAATGAGTGCTTTCGATGGTGAGAACGCTGACGGGACTTGGACGATAAATGTTTCTGACAATGCCGGTGCTGACACCGGTACGGTACGGAGATTTTCATTTATCTTCAACTCGGGGAATTAG
- a CDS encoding M36 family metallopeptidase, whose protein sequence is MSSNSMTDTRRNAILCLVVLTLIAAAFLLPFKRPASAAQGMVPQTASHENELNNYDIRTDKSAFEKIAAFRNTAGKSAVEIADARDGFVVGEQNLRQNVPSLKVEYNSDIRIPEVIGPDVKQGRAYLTRPSSAKRSDILREFLRQNAGLVGSTSEQIDELKVFADYTNPDGNLSFVELNQDINGIPVFRGEVKAGFTKQGEIIRVINNLAPAIDHTAVSAEFGDPLAAVRAAAGYINSDISTLNIKREQTVSSELKTIFGTGDSATTAEKMYFPTEPGVALPAWRVLIWQPVNAYYIIVDAAHGTMLWRKNITEDQTQSATYGVYANPNAMINVADNPFPFTPGPTSPNGQQGSPISRTNITRIGNETPYTFNNNGWITDGGDRTDGNAVQAGLDRDGVDGVDPNSEAINAGRTFAYTYSPLNPNSNTGEAPVAVPQTYPGSAFQQGSVTQLFYITNWYHDELYRLGFTEQARNFQDSNFGRGGVESDRIRGEGQDSSGTNNANFSTPADGGRGRMQMYIWTAPTPDIDGNLDADVVIHEITHGTSNRLHGNGSGLSTNMSRGMGEGWSDWYAHCLLSEPSDPINGIYTTGSYDTYLSGAGLNNYYYAIRRFPKAVMAFTGGPNNRPHNPLTFADVDATQQNLNDGAYPPRFNTTADQVHAAGEVWSTALWEVRGRLVTRLGWADGNRRVLQYVTDGMKLAPIGPTFLQERDAIIAAAQSSLPSGQANPDTADVWAGFAIRGMGFSAVVNNPGSGSGTARVTEAFDLPNLLQTPSFTVSDATGNNNGFPEPGETVSLSIPLSNNSGINATNTTLQVAGGNSVNYGTINNNSTVTQSVLYTVPANTPCGSSISVTFNVVSSLGPTSFTRTLIAGVPVATFTESFDSVTAPNLPTGWLTAQSGSGVLFGTVTNNTNSAPNSVFTPNTALIGGASLTSPAIPITSEAAIVTFRNRYDTEDGWDGGAFEISINGGAFTDILTAGGRFIEGGYNAAVGTVANNPISGRPAWTGTSSGFITTKIQLPASAAGQSVSLRWLFGEDTNTASVGWWVDNVEVAGNYTCSTLNLRSRADFDGDSKTDISVFRPSDGNWYLNRSTQGFTALNFGLSADIPTPGDFDGDGKADVAVWRPSDGNWHRLNSSNGQYVVNHFGSNGDIPQSGDFDADGKDDIAVFRPSNGLWYVLNSSNGIITILNFGLNGDKPVADDYDGDGKDDIAVWRPSTGIWYRMNSGNGQFFAVPFGLPEDLPTPADYDGDGKTDVAVYRPSSGIWYRLNSSNGQFGAIAFGLSGDIPAPGDYDGDGKDDQAVYRAGIWYLNQSLSGFSASSFGLPGDLPIPNKYIP, encoded by the coding sequence ATGTCATCAAATTCAATGACCGATACGAGGCGTAATGCCATTTTGTGTTTAGTCGTCCTAACGCTTATCGCTGCCGCATTTCTGCTTCCTTTCAAACGGCCGGCCTCCGCAGCTCAGGGAATGGTACCTCAGACTGCGAGCCACGAGAATGAGCTTAATAACTACGATATCAGAACAGACAAATCGGCATTTGAAAAGATCGCTGCTTTTCGCAATACCGCCGGAAAAAGCGCGGTCGAGATCGCCGATGCCCGCGACGGATTTGTCGTTGGCGAACAGAACCTACGGCAGAATGTTCCATCGCTCAAGGTTGAATATAATTCTGATATCCGTATCCCTGAAGTGATCGGCCCCGACGTGAAGCAAGGCCGTGCATATTTGACGCGTCCGTCGTCAGCCAAGCGTTCAGACATTTTGAGAGAGTTTCTGCGACAAAACGCCGGCCTTGTCGGATCGACCTCGGAACAGATCGACGAGCTCAAGGTATTCGCCGATTACACCAATCCTGACGGTAACCTTTCGTTTGTCGAACTCAATCAAGACATCAACGGGATTCCGGTCTTCCGCGGAGAGGTTAAGGCCGGCTTCACCAAACAGGGCGAGATCATCCGAGTTATCAACAACCTCGCACCGGCGATCGATCACACAGCGGTGTCAGCTGAATTTGGTGATCCGCTTGCAGCAGTAAGGGCCGCGGCAGGGTATATCAATTCAGATATTTCGACGCTGAATATCAAGAGGGAGCAAACGGTTTCGAGCGAACTCAAAACGATATTCGGCACCGGCGACTCGGCAACGACTGCAGAGAAAATGTACTTTCCAACTGAGCCGGGTGTCGCGTTACCGGCTTGGCGCGTGCTTATTTGGCAACCTGTCAATGCCTATTACATTATCGTCGACGCCGCACACGGCACCATGCTTTGGCGTAAAAACATCACCGAAGATCAAACACAATCCGCAACTTACGGCGTTTACGCCAATCCCAACGCGATGATAAATGTTGCCGATAATCCATTTCCTTTTACGCCGGGCCCGACTTCGCCGAATGGGCAACAGGGCTCGCCGATATCGCGGACGAACATCACGCGCATTGGCAACGAAACACCTTATACATTCAATAACAACGGCTGGATCACTGACGGCGGCGACAGAACGGACGGAAACGCCGTGCAGGCCGGACTCGACCGCGACGGCGTTGATGGCGTGGACCCGAACAGCGAAGCGATAAACGCGGGCCGAACTTTTGCTTACACATACAGCCCTTTGAATCCAAATAGCAATACCGGCGAAGCACCGGTCGCCGTACCGCAGACCTATCCCGGAAGTGCGTTTCAGCAAGGCTCGGTGACACAGCTATTCTACATAACAAATTGGTATCACGACGAGTTATATCGTTTAGGATTTACCGAACAGGCTCGAAATTTCCAAGATTCAAATTTTGGGCGAGGCGGTGTTGAAAGCGACCGAATTCGCGGCGAAGGACAGGATTCTTCCGGAACGAACAACGCAAACTTTTCGACTCCGGCGGACGGCGGACGCGGACGGATGCAGATGTATATCTGGACCGCTCCGACTCCCGATATTGACGGAAATCTCGATGCCGATGTCGTAATTCACGAAATTACACACGGTACATCAAATCGTTTGCACGGCAACGGAAGCGGACTTTCGACAAATATGTCGCGAGGAATGGGTGAAGGCTGGTCGGATTGGTATGCCCATTGCTTGTTGTCTGAGCCATCGGACCCGATAAACGGAATCTATACGACTGGAAGTTATGACACTTATCTTTCGGGAGCAGGCTTGAACAATTACTATTATGCGATTCGGCGTTTTCCCAAAGCAGTTATGGCATTTACAGGCGGCCCAAACAATCGCCCGCACAATCCGCTAACATTTGCAGACGTTGATGCGACTCAACAGAACTTGAATGACGGCGCTTATCCGCCGCGGTTCAATACTACGGCTGACCAAGTTCATGCGGCTGGCGAAGTTTGGAGCACCGCTCTGTGGGAGGTTCGCGGACGATTAGTGACACGCCTCGGTTGGGCAGACGGAAACCGGCGGGTATTGCAGTATGTAACCGACGGAATGAAACTTGCGCCGATCGGCCCGACATTTTTGCAGGAACGTGATGCGATCATTGCCGCGGCTCAAAGTTCTCTGCCGTCCGGGCAAGCGAATCCCGACACCGCCGATGTTTGGGCAGGGTTTGCCATTCGCGGAATGGGCTTCAGTGCGGTTGTTAACAATCCGGGTTCAGGCAGTGGAACAGCACGGGTAACTGAGGCATTTGACCTGCCGAATTTATTGCAAACGCCATCATTCACAGTGTCCGATGCGACCGGAAACAATAATGGTTTTCCTGAACCCGGCGAAACCGTTTCACTGAGTATTCCGCTTTCTAATAATTCGGGCATCAATGCAACAAACACAACGCTGCAGGTTGCCGGTGGAAATTCGGTGAATTACGGCACGATCAACAACAATTCGACTGTGACGCAATCCGTTTTATATACCGTACCGGCGAATACGCCCTGCGGAAGTTCGATTAGCGTGACGTTTAATGTTGTAAGCAGTTTGGGGCCAACAAGTTTCACGCGAACATTGATAGCCGGTGTCCCGGTTGCGACTTTTACCGAATCTTTCGATAGCGTGACCGCACCGAACCTGCCGACCGGCTGGTTGACAGCTCAAAGCGGCTCGGGTGTGCTATTTGGAACGGTCACAAACAATACCAATTCCGCTCCGAATTCGGTATTTACGCCGAACACGGCGCTTATCGGAGGTGCGTCGTTGACCTCACCGGCGATCCCGATCACATCGGAGGCAGCAATTGTTACTTTCCGAAATAGGTACGACACCGAAGACGGTTGGGATGGCGGCGCGTTTGAGATCAGCATCAATGGCGGAGCGTTCACGGATATTTTGACCGCCGGCGGAAGATTTATCGAAGGCGGTTATAACGCCGCGGTCGGAACGGTTGCAAACAATCCGATCTCAGGACGGCCGGCATGGACGGGAACTTCGAGCGGCTTTATCACGACCAAGATCCAACTTCCGGCATCAGCTGCCGGTCAGAGCGTCAGCCTACGCTGGCTCTTCGGCGAAGACACTAATACCGCTTCGGTCGGTTGGTGGGTCGATAACGTCGAAGTTGCCGGAAACTACACCTGCAGTACGTTAAACCTCAGATCACGCGCCGACTTTGACGGTGACAGCAAAACTGACATTTCAGTTTTCCGCCCATCGGACGGCAATTGGTATCTGAATCGTTCGACCCAAGGGTTTACGGCACTTAATTTTGGCCTGTCGGCAGATATACCGACGCCGGGCGACTTTGACGGCGACGGAAAAGCCGATGTAGCCGTGTGGAGGCCTTCGGACGGAAATTGGCACCGGCTAAACAGTAGCAACGGCCAATACGTTGTCAATCATTTCGGATCGAATGGCGACATACCGCAGTCCGGTGATTTTGACGCAGACGGTAAGGATGATATCGCGGTTTTTAGACCCTCTAATGGCCTCTGGTATGTCCTCAACAGTTCGAACGGCATTATCACAATACTTAATTTCGGACTCAACGGCGATAAACCCGTGGCTGATGATTACGACGGTGACGGAAAGGACGACATCGCCGTTTGGCGGCCATCGACGGGCATTTGGTACAGAATGAACAGTGGAAACGGCCAATTCTTCGCGGTTCCATTTGGCTTGCCCGAAGATCTGCCGACGCCTGCCGACTATGATGGCGACGGCAAGACCGATGTCGCGGTCTATCGTCCATCGAGCGGCATTTGGTATCGCCTGAACAGCAGCAACGGCCAATTCGGGGCGATCGCATTTGGACTCAGTGGAGACATACCGGCTCCCGGAGATTACGATGGTGACGGTAAGGACGATCAAGCGGTCTATCGGGCCGGAATTTGGTATTTGAACCAGTCGCTCAGCGGCTTTTCAGCGTCATCGTTTGGGCTTCCCGGCGACTTGCCGATCCCTAATAAATACATTCCGTAA
- a CDS encoding ATP-dependent DNA helicase encodes MEDDLIDSVFGCGGLISQHHDAYEYREGQVRMAEAITTAFAEKKHLIVEAGTGTGKTLAYLTPAIAAALAKKTRIIISTGTKNLQEQLMEKDIPFLQKILPKKFKAAYMKGRSNYACLYRIAKSDHQPILDGIGEIDHFKEVRDWVLETKTGDRAELTYLPENLSFWSRINAKSDTCIGQKCPDYEPCFITRMRTNAEAADIVIVNHHLFFADLNVRGNNFGKVLPDYAAVIFDEAHLIEDIAADYFGFQVSTFQIDELVRDADTLPITDAIATAGILRKSAKVIGLAEQFWIRFLQARGSEGRFPLMPDSFSQRGANGQPQPTTHGEAYEALDSALGQLETEIDVFSAKIPEADSVVRRIRQTRFDLGFIIKQADRNYVYWLEKRGRGIFLQASPVDVSALLQEKLFDKVDTCVLTSATLSANGSFNFIRDRLGLSPAKTTSLTAPSSFDYEKQAIVYLPKVMPDPRSPEFTHAAAIEIVKIVQVTRGHAFVLCTSNSSMTALYELVSSRIGYPCFLQGTMAKTGLLEKFRETPNAVLFATSSFWQGVDVRGEQLSCVIIDKLPFAVPTDPIVAARSRFIDENGGKSFFDYSVPQAVISLKQGIGRLIRSSTDRGVIAILDPRLRSKGYGRDFLNSLPRMRITGDLSDVDAIFQPDVKSAV; translated from the coding sequence ATGGAAGATGATCTGATCGACAGTGTTTTCGGGTGCGGCGGGCTGATCTCGCAGCACCACGATGCATACGAATATCGCGAGGGCCAGGTCAGAATGGCCGAGGCGATAACGACCGCATTCGCCGAGAAAAAACACCTGATCGTCGAAGCCGGAACCGGAACCGGCAAGACACTTGCGTATCTTACGCCTGCGATCGCCGCCGCATTGGCAAAAAAGACTCGAATAATAATCTCGACGGGCACGAAAAACTTGCAGGAACAGTTGATGGAAAAGGATATTCCGTTTCTGCAAAAGATATTGCCCAAAAAATTCAAGGCCGCGTATATGAAGGGCCGTTCGAATTACGCCTGTCTTTATCGCATTGCGAAATCCGACCATCAGCCAATCCTCGACGGCATCGGTGAGATCGATCATTTCAAAGAGGTCCGCGATTGGGTTCTGGAAACCAAAACCGGCGATCGAGCCGAACTGACGTATCTTCCTGAAAATCTTTCATTCTGGAGCCGAATAAACGCCAAAAGCGACACGTGTATCGGCCAGAAATGTCCTGATTACGAACCGTGCTTTATCACACGTATGCGTACGAACGCTGAGGCGGCGGATATTGTCATCGTAAATCATCACTTATTCTTCGCCGACCTCAACGTTCGTGGCAACAATTTTGGAAAGGTTTTGCCGGATTACGCCGCCGTGATCTTTGATGAAGCACATCTGATCGAAGACATCGCTGCCGATTACTTTGGGTTTCAGGTCTCAACGTTTCAGATCGACGAACTCGTTCGCGATGCCGACACGCTGCCGATAACGGACGCGATCGCGACAGCGGGAATTTTGCGGAAATCGGCAAAGGTTATCGGTCTGGCGGAGCAATTTTGGATCCGATTCCTGCAAGCTCGCGGCAGCGAAGGGCGTTTCCCGCTGATGCCGGACAGTTTTTCGCAGCGCGGTGCAAATGGCCAGCCGCAGCCGACTACGCACGGCGAGGCATACGAGGCGCTCGACTCGGCTCTTGGCCAGCTCGAGACGGAGATCGATGTATTCTCAGCAAAGATCCCTGAGGCTGACAGTGTCGTCAGACGCATCAGACAGACTCGATTCGATCTGGGATTTATCATAAAACAGGCAGACCGGAACTACGTCTATTGGCTCGAAAAACGCGGACGCGGCATATTTTTGCAGGCTTCGCCGGTCGATGTTTCGGCATTGCTGCAGGAGAAGCTGTTCGACAAGGTCGACACCTGCGTCTTGACCTCCGCGACCTTGTCGGCGAACGGCAGTTTTAATTTTATCCGTGATCGCTTGGGATTGTCGCCGGCGAAAACTACCTCACTCACGGCTCCTTCGTCGTTCGATTACGAAAAACAGGCGATAGTCTATTTGCCAAAGGTGATGCCGGATCCGCGCTCTCCGGAATTTACGCACGCGGCGGCGATAGAGATCGTCAAGATCGTGCAGGTTACACGCGGGCATGCTTTCGTTCTGTGTACTAGCAATTCGTCAATGACGGCATTGTACGAGTTGGTCTCGTCGCGGATCGGATATCCGTGCTTTTTGCAGGGAACAATGGCAAAAACCGGCCTGCTCGAAAAGTTTCGGGAAACGCCTAATGCCGTTCTTTTCGCCACTTCCAGCTTTTGGCAGGGCGTCGATGTTCGCGGCGAACAGCTTTCGTGCGTCATCATCGACAAACTCCCGTTCGCCGTCCCGACGGACCCGATCGTCGCAGCGCGCAGCCGTTTTATTGACGAGAATGGAGGCAAATCGTTTTTCGACTACAGCGTCCCTCAGGCTGTGATCTCGCTGAAACAAGGAATCGGCCGTTTGATCCGCAGCTCGACCGACCGAGGCGTGATCGCCATCCTCGACCCACGTTTGAGATCGAAAGGCTACGGACGTGATTTTCTGAACAGCTTGCCGAGAATGCGGATAACCGGCGATCTTTCCGATGTCGACGCAATTTTTCAACCGGACGTCAAGAGTGCGGTATAA
- the queD gene encoding 6-carboxytetrahydropterin synthase QueD yields MAAFFEVMIERNFSSAHQLRGYKGKCENLHGHNYKIEIFARGEELNNIGLLIDFGDLKSAADEIVKYLDHRNINELPPFDEELNPSAENLARYFLEYLNTRIADERVKVHKVRCYETPTSVATYQID; encoded by the coding sequence ATGGCGGCTTTTTTTGAGGTAATGATCGAGCGCAATTTCTCATCGGCTCACCAGTTGCGTGGGTACAAGGGGAAGTGTGAGAATCTGCACGGGCATAATTATAAGATCGAGATCTTTGCGCGTGGAGAGGAACTGAACAACATCGGCCTGCTGATCGATTTTGGCGATCTTAAATCTGCCGCCGATGAGATCGTTAAATATCTTGACCACCGAAATATAAACGAACTGCCGCCGTTCGACGAAGAACTAAACCCGTCCGCTGAGAACCTGGCCCGTTATTTTCTTGAATATCTGAATACCCGCATTGCCGATGAACGCGTCAAGGTTCACAAGGTCCGCTGCTACGAAACCCCAACCAGCGTTGCGACGTATCAAATTGACTAG